Proteins encoded within one genomic window of Merismopedia glauca CCAP 1448/3:
- a CDS encoding relaxase/mobilization nuclease domain-containing protein — MGQPIVDRQNSSKVVEELSHLFLSHSYINNYATGSVRHISLGFAHEDGYVSDEIKMTVVTRLMQELGYADTLWVAIDHHRDDPKHERVHNHDHIHIITHSLDLNGSYVKDYFDYHQIEAILRESELELALKPLRELDLNSPDQPVPIVLCHTSVEIEAELIPPVVCHLVAIQDENHHAAPDLSTELEPLNIGSLADDTSFEIA, encoded by the coding sequence ATGGGTCAACCTATTGTAGATAGGCAAAATAGCTCAAAAGTAGTGGAAGAACTATCCCATCTATTTCTCTCTCACTCTTACATCAATAATTATGCTACTGGCTCAGTCAGGCATATTTCTCTAGGGTTTGCTCATGAAGATGGCTATGTCTCAGATGAAATCAAGATGACTGTTGTGACTCGTCTGATGCAGGAATTGGGCTATGCAGATACTTTATGGGTAGCTATAGACCATCACCGAGATGACCCCAAACACGAGCGCGTACACAACCACGATCACATACATATCATCACTCATTCTCTGGACTTAAACGGTAGCTACGTTAAAGATTACTTTGACTATCATCAAATAGAAGCAATTCTCAGAGAAAGCGAATTAGAATTAGCCTTAAAGCCTTTGAGAGAGCTAGATCTCAACTCACCTGACCAACCTGTGCCTATTGTTCTGTGTCATACATCTGTAGAAATTGAAGCAGAATTAATACCACCTGTGGTTTGTCATCTTGTAGCAATCCAAGATGAAAATCATCACGCTGCACCCGATCTATCTACTGAACTCGAACCACTAAATATAGGAAGTTTGGCAGACGACACTAGTTTTGAAATCGCCTAA